The Peribacillus sp. FSL P2-0133 genome has a segment encoding these proteins:
- a CDS encoding mannitol-1-phosphate 5-dehydrogenase: protein MKQAVHFGAGNIGRGFIGALFSQSGYHVTFVDIADQIIDQLNDKKQYQVKLATDQQESETVENVSGLNSLKQEEEIIKAISEATYLTTAIGPNILPHIAPLIAKGLASRVKETDEKLYVIACENQISATDLLEGYILENLDQDTKEKLADKVYFFNSAVDRIVPIQNNEGSLDVLVEPYYEWVVETNESIPAVEGMTIVKELAPFIERKLFTVNTGHAVIAYLGYLKNKKSTIDQSLEDAGIVEQVKKTLGETGAYLIKQYGLDADEHQQYIEKIINRFKNSYLNDSVNRVGRSPLRKLGPNDRLVRPAVEAKKAGLSYTNLAKAIAAALLFDFNEDEEALKLQTMIKENGIATALKEVSGLDENNEITKEVINHYNNLK from the coding sequence ATGAAACAAGCAGTACATTTCGGTGCAGGAAACATTGGAAGAGGATTTATCGGAGCACTCTTTTCACAATCTGGATATCATGTGACTTTTGTGGACATAGCCGATCAAATCATCGATCAGTTAAATGATAAAAAGCAATACCAAGTCAAACTGGCTACTGATCAACAAGAATCCGAAACAGTAGAAAATGTTTCGGGTTTAAACAGCTTAAAGCAGGAAGAGGAAATCATTAAAGCAATTTCCGAAGCAACCTACCTCACTACAGCTATCGGTCCCAATATTTTGCCTCATATCGCGCCTTTAATTGCTAAAGGATTAGCCTCAAGGGTAAAGGAAACCGATGAAAAATTATATGTGATCGCTTGTGAAAACCAAATATCGGCAACAGACCTTTTAGAAGGCTACATTCTAGAAAACTTGGATCAAGATACAAAAGAAAAACTAGCCGATAAAGTATACTTCTTTAACTCAGCAGTCGATCGCATCGTTCCTATCCAAAATAACGAAGGATCACTCGATGTTTTGGTGGAACCTTATTATGAATGGGTCGTTGAAACGAATGAAAGCATTCCTGCCGTGGAAGGGATGACCATTGTAAAAGAACTCGCTCCGTTCATTGAGAGAAAACTGTTCACCGTTAATACAGGACATGCCGTCATTGCTTACCTCGGTTATCTCAAAAATAAAAAATCGACGATTGACCAATCATTGGAGGACGCAGGCATTGTAGAGCAAGTCAAGAAAACCCTAGGGGAAACGGGCGCTTATTTAATAAAGCAATACGGTTTGGATGCAGATGAGCATCAGCAGTATATCGAAAAAATCATTAATCGATTTAAAAACTCCTACCTGAATGACTCGGTGAATAGAGTCGGCCGTTCACCGCTGCGCAAGCTCGGGCCAAACGACCGCCTCGTGCGCCCTGCCGTAGAAGCTAAAAAAGCCGGACTTTCCTATACTAATCTGGCGAAAGCGATAGCCGCCGCATTACTCTTTGATTTTAACGAAGATGAAGAAGCCCTTAAACTGCAAACGATGATCAAAGAAAACGGTATAGCTACAGCACTTAAAGAAGTTAGCGGATTGGACGAAAATAACGAAATAACCAAAGAAGTTATCAACCACTACAACAATTTGAAATAA
- a CDS encoding BglG family transcription antiterminator, with product MYITSREKSIIELIIKTSGKHTALSIATQLNVSVRTVQRDLKSIEKILQSFELHLTRNTHEGLTIDGKNEQVFRLVQHLMGNHPIDQTPQERKLHLLLALLQEESYKTQVLAGDLGISITTLTTYLDELTEWLKNFNIVITRKRGVGIELAGTEENKRKAQAAYFLHFFNEELIESLFLLQEGKFPEAKILDYFDPEYLQAIDGVLFSTFNSVHSRLADSGYIGLIVHIYVTLQRNESQFFLEKDFKKISELSDENNLMNKIGKELSTMLEVSFTIDDISYLAAILKGSKLHAADAVPYDSVLLGQLIRNLIKDVSAQLQIDLTKDFPLYQGLLAHMEPSLFRIKQEMGLYNPLTEDIKRKYPVLFLAVKTSLEKGFKEIREFPEDEIAFIVLHFGSALVLREEEISIRALIVCPTGIGTSKMLASRIKKEIIEIETVEIKTIKDIQQQGSLKNYDVIISTVRLPYIDSDYILVSPLLSEENILNIRNYLRKNIENFTKNKRYGSHSAHKDTVTKKEDGELKEVLQELKDAQQSIESIMDNFRFYRLPHLKGHPEIIEEMVRMAENESLLMGADDVIESLNEREKKGGLGIPGTGMGLFHTRHKNVKELIFQVAHLEEYRLVKGMDGNEVHMKNLLLMLAPEELSVKQQEIVSLISSSLIESNESIMIFSSSDEEMINRRLEAIFLDYLYTNLIKG from the coding sequence ATGTATATTACTTCAAGGGAAAAATCAATCATAGAATTGATCATAAAAACTTCTGGAAAACATACAGCCTTATCCATTGCGACACAATTGAATGTTAGTGTCCGGACTGTTCAACGTGATCTGAAGTCCATAGAAAAAATCCTGCAATCATTTGAGTTGCATTTAACACGAAATACACATGAGGGACTGACCATCGACGGGAAGAATGAACAAGTCTTTCGGCTTGTACAGCACCTGATGGGCAATCATCCAATCGATCAAACGCCACAAGAAAGAAAGTTGCATCTCCTGTTAGCTTTACTGCAGGAAGAATCATATAAAACTCAAGTTCTTGCGGGGGATCTCGGTATAAGCATTACGACTCTTACAACCTATTTGGACGAACTGACTGAATGGTTAAAGAATTTTAATATCGTGATTACGAGAAAAAGGGGAGTCGGAATAGAGCTTGCCGGCACTGAAGAAAATAAACGGAAAGCACAGGCCGCCTATTTTTTGCACTTTTTTAATGAAGAGCTGATTGAAAGTTTATTTTTGTTGCAAGAAGGAAAATTCCCAGAAGCGAAAATCCTCGACTATTTCGATCCCGAATATCTTCAGGCTATCGATGGGGTGCTGTTTTCCACTTTTAACAGTGTCCATTCTCGATTGGCGGATAGCGGGTATATAGGGTTAATTGTACATATTTATGTAACCCTGCAAAGGAATGAAAGCCAATTTTTTTTGGAGAAGGACTTCAAGAAAATAAGCGAACTTTCCGATGAGAATAATCTCATGAATAAAATAGGCAAGGAACTCAGCACCATGCTGGAAGTCTCTTTTACCATCGATGATATAAGCTACCTGGCAGCCATCCTTAAAGGTTCCAAGCTTCATGCGGCGGATGCTGTTCCATATGACAGTGTGTTGCTTGGCCAGCTGATAAGAAACCTGATAAAAGATGTTTCGGCACAACTGCAAATCGATTTGACCAAGGATTTCCCATTGTATCAAGGGCTCCTTGCCCATATGGAACCATCGCTTTTCCGGATCAAACAGGAAATGGGATTGTACAACCCCTTAACCGAAGATATTAAACGAAAGTATCCGGTTCTCTTTTTGGCAGTAAAGACCAGTCTGGAAAAGGGATTCAAAGAAATAAGAGAATTTCCCGAAGATGAAATAGCCTTCATCGTCCTGCATTTCGGATCTGCATTAGTGCTGCGGGAGGAAGAAATATCAATAAGGGCACTTATCGTTTGCCCGACAGGTATCGGCACGTCGAAGATGCTTGCAAGCCGGATCAAAAAAGAAATCATCGAAATCGAGACTGTAGAAATCAAGACGATCAAAGACATCCAGCAGCAGGGCAGCCTGAAAAACTATGATGTGATCATTTCTACCGTCCGGCTTCCGTATATCGATAGTGATTATATTCTTGTATCCCCTCTTTTGAGTGAAGAGAATATATTGAACATCAGGAATTATTTAAGGAAGAATATCGAAAACTTCACGAAGAATAAGCGTTATGGCAGTCATTCAGCCCATAAGGATACCGTGACCAAAAAAGAGGATGGCGAATTGAAAGAAGTGCTGCAGGAATTGAAAGATGCCCAGCAGAGCATCGAGTCAATCATGGATAATTTCCGGTTTTATCGGCTGCCGCATCTTAAAGGACATCCAGAGATCATCGAAGAAATGGTCAGAATGGCTGAAAATGAATCACTGCTAATGGGTGCGGATGATGTAATCGAATCCTTGAACGAAAGGGAAAAAAAAGGTGGTTTAGGCATTCCTGGCACTGGAATGGGCCTTTTCCATACGAGACACAAGAATGTGAAAGAACTGATATTTCAGGTGGCCCACCTGGAGGAATATCGACTGGTCAAAGGTATGGATGGAAATGAAGTCCATATGAAAAATTTACTTCTGATGCTGGCACCTGAAGAATTGAGTGTGAAGCAGCAGGAAATCGTCAGCTTAATAAGCTCAAGCTTAATTGAAAGCAATGAATCCATCATGATTTTTTCATCTTCGGACGAGGAAATGATTAACAGAAGGCTGGAAGCCATATTTTTGGATTATTTATATACTAACTTGATAAAGGGATGA
- a CDS encoding PTS mannitol transporter subunit IICBA yields the protein MAHFNIKVAVQKFGNFLSSMVMPNISAFIAWGLITALFIPSGFLPNESLAKMVTPMVTFLLPLLIGYTGGKLIHDHRGGVVGAIATMGVIVGSDIPMFLGAMIMGPFGGYVIKKFDQLIEGKIKAGFEMLVNNFSAGIIGGLLSILSFLAIGPAVDVFTGWLVAGVDWLVGTGLLPLTSILIEPAKVLFLNNAINHGVLSPIGVEQVKQTGASILFLLESNPGPGIGVLLAYCFFGKGTAKKSAPGAAIIHFFGGIHEIYFPYILMKPMLFLAVILGGMSGVFTLVLLGGGLFAPASPGSILAITAVTPHNAGAYIANFAGVIVAALVSFIVGAFILKTGKQSEENIEDAAKKMQEMKGKKSSVADVFASDPGTMPTNVSKIIFACDAGMGSSAMGASLLRKKVKEAGLNITVTNTAISNIPADAQIVITQEELTPRAQNKVPNAYHVSVDNFLSSPEYDSLLARLQDDGTDELHEIVEDAEEKVPGVREHSIEPGINVDEQDDNELLREENVFLNQQFANKEEAIRFAGRALVNAGYVKESYIEAMIARDELTSTYMGNDVAIPHGTEEAKKDVLKSGFTVLQIPDGVDFDGQKARLIFGIAGKDGTHLEILSGIAVTCSEMENIEKMVKATSARELMDIINV from the coding sequence ATGGCTCACTTTAATATAAAAGTTGCAGTTCAAAAGTTCGGTAACTTTCTAAGTTCAATGGTCATGCCGAATATATCAGCTTTCATAGCATGGGGGCTAATCACTGCCCTATTCATCCCATCTGGTTTCCTGCCAAATGAAAGCCTTGCCAAAATGGTTACACCGATGGTTACGTTTTTACTGCCGCTTTTAATTGGGTATACGGGTGGTAAGCTAATCCATGACCACCGTGGCGGCGTAGTCGGTGCCATTGCGACAATGGGCGTCATCGTCGGATCTGATATCCCGATGTTCCTTGGCGCCATGATAATGGGACCGTTCGGCGGATATGTCATCAAGAAATTCGATCAATTGATTGAAGGGAAAATAAAAGCCGGTTTTGAAATGCTTGTTAATAATTTCTCAGCGGGGATAATTGGCGGCTTATTGTCCATTCTATCCTTCTTGGCCATCGGGCCTGCTGTAGACGTATTTACAGGCTGGCTTGTAGCAGGAGTCGATTGGCTTGTCGGTACAGGTTTACTGCCGTTGACAAGTATCCTGATCGAGCCTGCCAAGGTATTGTTCTTGAACAATGCCATCAATCATGGTGTACTATCACCAATCGGTGTAGAGCAAGTTAAACAAACAGGGGCTTCAATCCTGTTCCTGCTGGAATCGAATCCTGGACCGGGTATCGGCGTATTGCTTGCCTATTGCTTTTTTGGAAAGGGAACGGCGAAGAAATCGGCTCCAGGAGCTGCCATCATTCATTTCTTCGGGGGGATCCATGAAATTTATTTCCCTTATATCCTAATGAAGCCGATGTTATTCTTAGCCGTCATTCTTGGAGGCATGAGTGGAGTTTTCACATTGGTCCTACTAGGCGGAGGATTGTTCGCTCCTGCTTCTCCAGGCAGCATACTTGCCATTACAGCAGTAACTCCGCATAATGCGGGCGCATATATTGCTAACTTTGCAGGCGTGATCGTAGCCGCCCTTGTTTCATTCATCGTCGGTGCATTCATCCTGAAAACAGGAAAGCAATCTGAAGAGAATATTGAAGATGCCGCGAAAAAAATGCAAGAAATGAAAGGCAAGAAAAGCTCTGTTGCCGATGTATTCGCTTCAGATCCGGGAACGATGCCAACAAACGTCAGCAAAATAATATTTGCCTGCGATGCTGGGATGGGGTCAAGTGCGATGGGAGCTTCGCTGCTTCGCAAGAAGGTGAAGGAAGCCGGATTGAATATCACCGTGACCAATACGGCGATCTCGAACATTCCTGCTGATGCACAAATCGTCATAACACAGGAAGAGTTAACTCCAAGGGCACAGAATAAAGTGCCGAATGCTTATCATGTATCCGTCGATAATTTTCTATCGAGCCCTGAATACGATTCATTGCTTGCACGGCTTCAGGACGATGGCACCGATGAGCTGCATGAAATCGTCGAAGATGCTGAAGAGAAGGTTCCCGGTGTTCGTGAACATTCAATCGAGCCTGGCATCAACGTTGATGAGCAGGATGATAATGAATTGCTTCGCGAAGAAAACGTCTTCCTTAATCAACAATTCGCCAATAAGGAAGAAGCGATCCGCTTTGCGGGAAGAGCTTTGGTCAATGCAGGTTACGTTAAGGAAAGCTATATTGAAGCAATGATTGCCCGTGATGAATTGACTTCAACCTATATGGGGAATGATGTAGCCATTCCGCACGGAACCGAGGAAGCTAAGAAAGATGTCCTTAAATCTGGATTTACCGTTCTACAAATTCCTGATGGAGTCGACTTTGACGGCCAAAAGGCACGATTGATATTCGGCATTGCCGGCAAGGACGGTACACATCTTGAAATTCTATCTGGCATTGCAGTTACCTGCTCTGAGATGGAGAATATCGAAAAGATGGTTAAAGCCACATCAGCCAGGGAATTGATGGACATTATAAATGTCTGA
- a CDS encoding citrate:proton symporter yields the protein MLALLGYLMIVAFMILIMTGRLSAMIALIAVPSAFALIGGFGGKMGEMALEGIKDVAPTGIMILFAILFFGILIDAGVFDPIINTILKVVKGDPVKIAIGTAVLALLISLDGDGTTTYMITISAMLPLYKRIGMRPLVLAGIAVSSSGVMNLLPWGGPTARVMTALKLEMSDVFTPVIPAMIGGVLFVLFMAYCLGKKERKRIGIIEVDYHVMAQQAAATEDAYLKRPKMIIFNYALTLTLLVALIMELMPSAVLFMIGFAIAITVNYPKLSDQKERVANYADNALSVISMIFAAGVFTGILAGTEMVDAMANSLIQHIPEQMGAHFAVITAIISAPFTFFMSNDAFYYGVLPLLAKAGAAYGIDPALIGRASLLGLPVHLLSPLVPSTYLLVGMVGEDFGALQRTFLKWACGSTLVMIVVCVLLGIIPL from the coding sequence ATGCTCGCTTTATTAGGATACTTAATGATAGTAGCGTTTATGATTTTAATTATGACAGGGCGACTTTCAGCCATGATAGCTTTGATTGCAGTACCAAGTGCCTTTGCACTTATTGGCGGGTTTGGCGGTAAAATGGGTGAGATGGCGCTGGAAGGGATCAAAGACGTTGCGCCAACGGGAATCATGATTTTATTTGCGATCCTTTTCTTTGGCATTTTGATCGATGCTGGCGTTTTTGATCCGATCATCAATACGATACTTAAAGTTGTAAAAGGAGATCCCGTGAAAATTGCGATCGGCACGGCAGTTCTGGCTTTGCTGATTTCCTTGGATGGAGATGGTACAACCACATATATGATAACGATTTCAGCCATGCTTCCGCTATATAAACGGATTGGTATGAGACCGCTTGTATTGGCCGGTATTGCCGTTTCGTCATCTGGAGTTATGAACCTTCTTCCTTGGGGAGGCCCTACAGCACGGGTGATGACCGCTTTAAAACTTGAAATGTCCGATGTTTTCACTCCTGTCATCCCAGCGATGATCGGCGGAGTCCTGTTCGTCCTTTTCATGGCATATTGCCTGGGTAAAAAAGAAAGAAAAAGAATCGGGATCATAGAAGTCGATTATCATGTTATGGCACAGCAAGCGGCTGCAACGGAAGATGCTTATCTTAAGCGTCCTAAAATGATTATATTCAATTACGCATTGACTCTTACATTGCTGGTGGCGCTGATTATGGAACTTATGCCTTCAGCGGTTCTGTTCATGATTGGTTTTGCCATTGCCATTACGGTTAATTATCCGAAACTCAGTGATCAAAAAGAGCGTGTGGCAAACTATGCGGACAATGCTTTATCTGTAATTTCGATGATTTTTGCAGCAGGTGTCTTCACTGGAATCCTTGCCGGTACGGAAATGGTCGATGCCATGGCAAACTCTTTGATTCAGCATATTCCAGAACAAATGGGTGCACATTTTGCTGTCATCACAGCCATCATCTCAGCACCTTTTACGTTCTTCATGTCTAATGATGCATTTTATTATGGTGTGCTCCCATTGCTTGCTAAAGCGGGAGCTGCTTATGGAATTGACCCTGCCCTGATCGGCAGAGCTTCACTATTAGGGTTGCCCGTCCATCTATTAAGCCCGCTTGTTCCATCTACCTATCTATTGGTTGGAATGGTAGGGGAAGATTTCGGTGCATTGCAGCGTACCTTCCTGAAATGGGCATGCGGATCGACGCTTGTCATGATAGTGGTATGTGTCCTATTGGGAATCATCCCGCTATAA
- a CDS encoding AraC family transcriptional regulator, producing MRYSPIIQETIEYIENSLQKELSLENIARFAGFSKFHYHRIFRKEVGVTVSEYIRYRRIANAANMLLYTDEKIIDIAFYYRFETQESFTRSFKKYYELPPGQYRKLVSKLTLQKEEMTMKNEQLLKGWNLSGSHPFNYKMGIDRETFHKGQASGYLKSVTEESKEEFATMMQQFKAENYLGKRMKLSGFIKSKDVDGFCGLWMRVDNALHDVLQFDNMGNRPIVNDTEWNHYYIVLDVPENSAIISFGVLLSGRGKVWIDELEFEEVSKDTPTTNIDYGSDLLDGPANLSFEE from the coding sequence ATGAGATACAGTCCCATCATCCAAGAAACGATTGAATATATAGAGAATAGCTTACAAAAGGAATTGTCCTTGGAGAACATCGCACGATTCGCAGGTTTTTCGAAATTTCATTATCATCGTATTTTTCGCAAGGAGGTTGGCGTGACCGTATCAGAATATATTCGATATCGAAGGATCGCCAATGCAGCTAACATGCTGCTTTATACAGATGAAAAAATAATCGACATTGCTTTTTATTACCGCTTTGAAACACAAGAATCCTTTACTCGTTCATTTAAGAAATATTATGAACTGCCGCCAGGGCAATATAGGAAACTCGTAAGTAAATTAACCTTGCAAAAGGAGGAAATGACGATGAAAAACGAACAATTATTAAAAGGGTGGAATTTAAGCGGGAGTCATCCATTCAATTATAAAATGGGAATTGACCGGGAGACATTCCATAAAGGCCAGGCATCAGGTTACCTGAAATCCGTCACTGAGGAATCCAAGGAGGAATTTGCAACGATGATGCAACAATTCAAGGCGGAAAATTACCTTGGTAAAAGAATGAAACTGTCGGGTTTTATAAAATCAAAAGATGTTGATGGATTTTGTGGTTTATGGATGAGGGTGGATAATGCCCTTCATGATGTTTTACAATTCGACAATATGGGGAACCGGCCCATCGTTAACGATACGGAATGGAACCATTATTATATTGTCTTGGATGTACCTGAAAACAGTGCAATCATTTCATTCGGGGTCCTTCTTTCAGGGCGTGGCAAAGTATGGATCGATGAACTGGAATTCGAGGAAGTCAGTAAAGATACACCAACGACCAATATAGATTACGGAAGTGACCTCTTGGATGGACCGGCAAATCTATCTTTTGAAGAATAA
- a CDS encoding response regulator, which yields MLKIRAVIAEDDFRVADIHEKFLKNFDEIEVVGKAVNAKKTLRILEQKSPDLLLLDVYMPDQLGTDLLPDIRKKFPNVDIIMITAATDRDQLEKALHYGVENYLIKPVEMKRFNQVIEEYLKKVHLMKSKQEIDQDFVDLILNKGTAIAETNDGPALPKGVDEITLAKVIEVLKASDIGLSAEQVSGQIGASRTTARRYLEYLISVKKCKAEVVYGVVGRPERRYYKIQ from the coding sequence ATGCTGAAGATAAGAGCAGTCATCGCAGAAGATGATTTTCGTGTAGCGGATATCCATGAAAAATTCTTAAAAAACTTTGATGAAATAGAAGTGGTCGGAAAAGCTGTCAATGCCAAAAAAACGCTTCGGATCTTGGAGCAAAAAAGCCCGGATCTGCTTTTGCTTGATGTTTATATGCCGGATCAACTTGGTACAGACCTTCTTCCGGACATACGGAAAAAGTTCCCGAATGTGGATATCATCATGATTACCGCGGCAACGGATAGAGACCAACTTGAAAAGGCGCTTCACTATGGTGTAGAGAATTATTTAATTAAACCAGTGGAAATGAAGCGTTTCAACCAAGTTATCGAAGAGTATCTGAAGAAAGTCCATCTGATGAAATCCAAACAAGAGATAGATCAGGATTTTGTTGATCTCATTTTGAATAAGGGAACTGCGATTGCAGAAACGAACGATGGGCCGGCCTTACCGAAAGGGGTCGACGAAATCACTTTGGCGAAAGTGATCGAGGTACTTAAAGCAAGCGATATCGGTTTGTCTGCTGAGCAAGTGAGCGGACAGATCGGCGCTTCCAGGACAACCGCGAGACGCTATCTGGAATATTTGATATCCGTAAAGAAATGTAAAGCGGAAGTCGTATACGGGGTAGTGGGAAGACCTGAGCGAAGATATTATAAAATTCAATAG
- a CDS encoding sensor histidine kinase, translating into MRKVSIETKILGLVLSLSLFLIILLTTTFSYMEGRQIAKDKGQLALELSKTISFMPTVTEAFETDDPARTIQPIAEKIRRETGAEFIVVGNKEGIRYSHPLASEIGKRMEGGDNARAIQEGEYYVSEAAGSLGLSIRGKSPVFGADGKIIGIVSVGFLVDDVRAQIFKDLSKEMIVSLVAIMISIIGSYMLARSIRKDTLGLEPFEIANLYKEKNAVLQSVKEGILAIDQNGLITSMNQPAKKLLDIQESVRHLNVDGLFPSKYLFEVLKSGEPQVDKEISWKDKSVIVNCTPIFDSEGVSGVVASFRDRTEIEEMVNTLSEVKMHSEDLRAQTHEFTNKLYVLSGLIQLGEYDEAIDMIQSETSELHSLNRVVFEQIKDTKVQALLLGKIGKASEKKIIFEIDAQSYLEKLPDHIKLSQLTLILGNIIDNALEAVSSMEEPLVKFFATDIGNDMVFEVSDNGKGIPEDAIAHIFDRGFTSKNSGSPSGYGLSNADHVVKELGGIIEVYSEDGNTIFTVYLPKEQ; encoded by the coding sequence ATGAGGAAAGTATCGATTGAAACCAAGATTCTCGGGTTAGTCTTATCGTTGAGCCTGTTTTTGATTATTTTATTGACGACTACTTTTTCCTATATGGAAGGAAGGCAAATAGCGAAGGATAAAGGTCAATTGGCGTTGGAACTTTCAAAGACGATTAGCTTCATGCCCACAGTTACAGAGGCCTTTGAAACGGATGATCCCGCTAGGACAATTCAGCCGATTGCCGAAAAGATCCGCAGGGAAACAGGGGCTGAGTTCATCGTTGTCGGGAATAAAGAGGGAATTCGCTATTCCCATCCGCTTGCTTCCGAAATTGGGAAGAGGATGGAAGGCGGGGATAATGCCAGGGCCATTCAGGAAGGCGAATATTATGTTTCCGAAGCGGCAGGATCACTCGGTCTTTCCATTCGGGGGAAGTCACCGGTATTCGGTGCGGATGGAAAAATAATTGGAATCGTCTCCGTCGGTTTTTTAGTCGACGATGTCCGCGCTCAAATTTTCAAGGACTTGTCCAAAGAGATGATTGTATCTTTAGTGGCCATCATGATATCGATCATTGGCAGTTATATGCTGGCAAGGAGCATACGTAAAGATACTTTGGGGCTGGAACCATTTGAAATCGCCAATTTATATAAAGAAAAAAATGCAGTGCTTCAATCGGTGAAAGAAGGGATTCTGGCCATTGACCAAAATGGGTTGATTACCTCGATGAATCAGCCGGCAAAAAAATTGCTGGATATTCAAGAGTCCGTTCGCCATTTGAATGTGGATGGCCTATTTCCTTCGAAATATTTATTCGAAGTGCTGAAGTCCGGTGAACCGCAAGTGGATAAGGAGATTTCATGGAAAGACAAATCCGTTATCGTCAATTGTACGCCGATCTTCGATAGTGAAGGGGTAAGCGGTGTTGTCGCTTCGTTCCGTGATCGAACGGAAATTGAGGAAATGGTCAACACATTATCGGAAGTGAAGATGCATTCAGAGGATTTAAGGGCACAAACCCATGAGTTCACCAATAAACTATACGTCCTTTCAGGTTTGATACAATTAGGCGAATATGATGAAGCAATAGATATGATTCAAAGCGAAACATCCGAATTGCATTCCCTGAACCGTGTCGTGTTCGAACAGATAAAAGATACAAAGGTACAAGCTCTTTTACTTGGAAAGATAGGGAAAGCATCGGAGAAGAAGATCATCTTTGAAATAGACGCACAAAGTTATCTAGAGAAACTGCCGGATCATATAAAATTGTCACAACTAACATTGATTCTAGGCAATATTATCGATAATGCACTTGAAGCGGTTTCAAGCATGGAAGAGCCGCTCGTGAAATTTTTCGCCACAGATATCGGAAATGATATGGTATTTGAAGTGAGTGATAACGGAAAAGGAATACCTGAGGATGCCATCGCCCATATTTTCGATCGGGGTTTCACTTCGAAAAACAGCGGAAGTCCGAGTGGTTATGGACTTTCGAATGCTGATCATGTCGTCAAAGAGCTGGGCGGCATCATCGAAGTATACAGCGAGGATGGAAACACCATATTCACCGTGTATCTTCCTAAAGAACAGTGA
- a CDS encoding collagen-like protein has product MYMYPTYHYEDQVFLERQFPGLSGIPGIPGSPGFPGQPGFPGAPQFPGQPGPPPSSQAPTAPPPAFIPQQQSASTFAVDPGAISFCLFRNTFIWLNNGASFWYYPIFIGPRSVAGFRWNGRFWTIFGIDTRQINSFSCF; this is encoded by the coding sequence ATGTATATGTACCCAACGTATCATTATGAAGATCAAGTTTTTCTTGAACGGCAGTTTCCCGGTCTATCCGGCATTCCAGGCATACCAGGATCACCGGGCTTTCCAGGCCAACCCGGTTTTCCCGGTGCGCCTCAATTTCCAGGTCAACCAGGACCACCGCCGAGTTCGCAAGCACCAACAGCTCCCCCGCCAGCGTTTATCCCTCAACAGCAATCGGCTTCAACATTTGCCGTAGATCCAGGTGCCATTTCGTTTTGTCTGTTCAGGAATACTTTTATATGGCTAAACAATGGTGCGAGTTTCTGGTATTACCCCATTTTCATCGGTCCGCGTTCTGTTGCCGGCTTCAGGTGGAATGGCAGGTTCTGGACGATTTTTGGTATCGATACAAGACAAATCAATTCATTTAGCTGTTTTTGA